From the Bacillota bacterium genome, the window ATCTTGCATCAATACTACGAAACGACTTGACTGAGGTTTACCAGGAGCCGTGTACGAGGCCCGTACGCACGGTTCTGTGAGAGGGACAGCGCTAGAAATGATCAGCTAGCGCTGCCCTACTCGATCGATCTGGATGACATCCGTCAAGCCCGGTAGGTTACCTCCGTTTCTTGTAAGATGATAGAGATCTGGACAAAAAAACTGTTGACAGAGGCTGGTCCCTGTGCTACGATGTTCCCGAAAGCCTACTAAATTAGTAGGAATTGAAACTGGGGTGATTGAATGCGGATCTCAACCCGAGGCAGCTATGGCCTGAGGGCCATGGTGGAACTTGCCATGCATTACGGTAGCGGTCCCATGCCCCTACGGGTAATTGCAGAAAGGCAGGGGGTTTCCGACAGTTATCTGGAACAGCTGATGGCGGCATTACGAAAGGCCGGTTTGGTCAATAGTATTAGGGGACATATGGGTGGTTACGAGTTGGCTATGCCCCCGGATCAGATTGTGGTAGGTGACATCATTCGAAGCTTGGAAGGACCCATCAGTCCCATGGACTGTGTGGGGGAGAATGCGGTGCCCTGTGAACGGGAAAGGGAGTGCGTGACCAGATACCTGTGGAAGGAATTGAAAGACAGTATTGAGGGTGTCTTGGACAACACCACACTCCAGGATCTGTGTGATAAGGCCCGTGAGAAGGACCAAAAGGATTCCCCGGAGGTCCCCATGGAGGAGGTCAATCGATGAGAAGAATCTATTTGGATCATGCGGCAACCACGAAACCCCGTCCGGAGGTTGTGGAGGCGATGTTGCCGTTGTTGACGGACAATTACGGGAATCCCTCCAGCATCTACTCCCTAGGACGGGAAGCGAAGCGGGCCGTGGAAGAGGCGCGGGAACAGGTGGCTGCGGTCCTTGGAGCTAAGCCCGAGGAGATCTATTTCACTTCGGGGGGATCCGAGGCGGACAATCTTGCCCTGCAGGGAGTGGCTTGGGCAAATGAACGTAAGGGAAAACACATCATCACCTCCAGCATCGAGCACCACGCGGTCTACGATACCTGCAAATTCCTGCAGAAGCGGGGTTTTGAGATAACCTTTGTCGGGGTAGACCACTATGGGCGGGTGAATCCCCAGGAAGTGGCGGAGGCCATCCGGGAGGATACCATCCTGATCTCCATTATGCATGCCAACAACGAAGTGGGGACCATTCAGCCCATCGCGGAGATCGGCGAGATCGCCCGCAGCAGAGGTGTGCTTTTCCACACCGACGCGGTGCAGACGGTGGGTGCGATCCCGGTCAATGTCAACGATCTAAACTGTGACCTATTGTCTTTGTCGGCCCATAAGTTTTACGGTCCCAAAGGTGTTGGTGTTCTGTACGCCCGGAAGGGGACCCGGTTTGTACCGCACATCTATGGCGGAGCCCAGGAACGGGGCCGCCGGGCAGGGACCGAGAATACCGCAGGGATTGTGGGCCTGGCCAAGGCCATCACCCTCGCGGAGGAAGAAAGGGAAAGGGTGCAACCTCGGATCAAGGAGCTGCGGGATTGTCTGCGGGACGGCATCCTGGCCCGGGTGGACGAGGTCATCTTGACTGGACACCCGGAGGAACGGTTGCCCAACAATCTGAGTCTTTGTTTCCGGTATGTGGAAGGTGAAGCCTTGCTACTGAACCTGGATCTGCAGGGAATTGCTGCTTCCAGCGGTTCTGCCTGCACCTCCGGTTCCCTGGAACCGTCCCATGTGCTGCTGGCCATGGGGTTAGAGCATGAAATTGCCCACGGTTCTCTGCGGTTGACCCTGGGGAGGGAGAACACCGCAGAAGAGATAGATTATGTGGTGGAAGCTGTGGCTACCGCAGTGGAAAAACTAAGGGAAATGTCACCGCTTTATGAGAAACAGCGGTAGAAGGTGGGAGAGGCATGTATACAGATAAAGTTATGGATCATTTCACAAATCCGCGTAATGTTGGTGAGATTCCCGATGCCGACGGAGTCGGTCAGGTGGGAAACCCGGTGTGCGGGGATATCATGCGGATGTATATAAAAGTAGAAAACGATCGGATTGTGGATATCAAGTTCAAGACCTTTGGTTGCGGTGCGGCCATTGCCACCAGCAGTGTGGCCACAGAGATGGCCAAGGGTTTGACCATTGAAGAGGCCCGCAAGTTGACGAACAAAGATGTGGCCCAAGCTTTGGGCGGCTTGCCGTCCCAGAAGATGCACTGTTCCAACCTGGCCTGCGATGCTTTGCAGAAGGCCATCGATGATTACCTTGGTCTGTCCGGGGAATCCAAGGAAGTGAAGTGTTGTCAAGGATGTCAAGAAGAGTAAAGGTGGCGGTGGCGCTGAGCGGTGGAGTGGATTCCTCCACCGCTGTGGCGCTACTGTTGGATCAGGGTTACGATGTCTTTGGGGTGACCATGGAGGTGGTGCCCGATGCCACGGACCAGACCACGGCCCGGGCAGCGGCGGCCACCGCGGAGCATTTTGGGATCCCCCACTATGTCTTTGATTTCCGCGAGACCTTTGCCCAAAGAATCATCGCCCCCTTTGTGGAGACCTACCAGCGGGGGGAGACCCCCAATCCCTGTGTCCTTTGTAATCCCCGCATCAAGTTTGGTGTTCTCCTTGAGGCCGCTTTGGGCCTGGGGGCGGATTACTTGGCCACCGGCCATTATGTCCGGGTGGAGAGGCTTGGGGAGCGCTTCGTTTTAAGGCGCGGGGCCGATACCCGAAAGGATCAAAGCTATGTGCTGTATAGCCTGCGGCAAGAGCAACTGGCCCATGTGATGTTTCCCCTGGGAGGATACACTAAGCAACAGATCCGCCAGCTGGCCCGACAATATGGTTTGCCCAGTGCGGAGAAATCCGAAAGCCAGGAGATCTGTTTCATTGCTGGGGACTACCGAGATTTTCTTTGCAGTTACCTGGCCCAACCGCCACAGCCAGGCAACATCGTGGATGTGGAGGGTAGGGTCCTTGGACAGCACCAGGGTTTACCCTGGTATACCATCGGCCAGCGGAAGGGCCTGGGAATCGCTGCGGGAACTCCCTTGTATGTGGTGGACCTGAATCCGGAGCGGAATGAAGTGGTGGTGGGGCCAAAGGAAGCCGCTCTGGGACAGAGCCTCGTGGCTGAAGAGGTCAACCTGATTAGTATTCCCTATTTGGAGGAGCCCCTGGAGGTCATGGCCAAGATCCGGTACAACGCGGGTGCGGCTAAGGCTCGGATTGAGCCGTTGCCCTCGGGGGAGGTGCGGACGGTCTTTGAAGAACCCCAGTTTGCCATTACCCCGGGCCAAGCGGTGGTCTGGTACCAGGACGATCTTGTGGTGGGTGGGGGACGTATTAGAAAAAGAGCCTGATTGAATTCCCCCCAGGTGGGCATAATATTGCTGAACTGCTATTCCGAAAGGAGTGAAGGGACATGTTCAGCAGCCGCTTCTGGCGGGGCATGTTGGCCGGTGCTTTGGTGGGCATGACCATTGGGGCGATGATTAGCAGACGGATGGAGATGGGTTCCTCCGCCATGGAGGGCATGACCCGTACCGCCCGGCGCACCATGGAGGCCACCGGTCCCAGGGTGAATCGCGTGATCCGTATGGGGAAACATGCCATCGACAGGACTGTGAATGCCATGCGGAGTTAGGTTCTAGGGGACCTGTGGGGAGGTTAGCAGCTTGGATGAGCGGGCACACCAGGCGACTTGCGCACTGGTTCTGCTTCTTTTCATTGTCTTGCTGGTGCGCCTACGGGCGATCCTTTCCCCCTTTATCTTCGCTGGGTTTATTGCCTATGTGGCCAATCCGCTGGTGTGCCTCTTCGAGCGCCGGCAGGTTCCCCGGAATACCGCGATCCTGATTACCTACGGGCTTATCGTTGTTGCCGTCCTTTTGTTCGCGGTGGGTCTTCTGCCGGTGATCACCCGGGAATTTAACGAGGCCTTGGAAGGGTTGCCCAGCCAAATGGATGGGTTGACCAGTGCTTTTCATACCGCTGTCTCTGGATTTCGCCGCATCCGCGTCCCGGATTTTCTGCAGATCATCATCGCCCAGTCCTTAGATCGGATCCAGGAGTTGGCAGCCCGGTTGGTCCGCCGGGCGATGGAAACCCTCTTTGGGTTGCTTTCCAAGGCGGCCAGCCTTGCAATCTCACCGATTATTGCCTATTATCTTCTCCGAGATTGGACCTACTTCGCCGATAGATTTAGAGCCTTACTTCCGGCCCGGTACCGGGAGCGGATCCTGGGGATCCTCCAGGAGACCAACCAGGTCTTGGCTGGTTTCATCCGGGGGCAGCTGTTGGTTTCTCTGCTGGTGGGGCTGTTAATCACCATCGGGCTTCTAATTACCGGTGTGAGGTTTGCTGTGTTGATTGGTCTGGTGGCCGGTGTCTTCGACCTCATCCCCTATTTTGGTCCCGTCCTAGGGGCGATCCCGGCCCTGGTCTTCGCCTTGGCCGATTCTCCCACCAAGGCGATGTGGGTCCTGGTGGTTTTTGTGGTAGCCAATCAGGTGGAATCAACGGTGTTGGGGCCGCGGATCCTCAGTGAACGGGTGGGTTTACATCCAGTCGTAGTGATCTTCGTGGTCCTTGCCGGGGCCAGCCTGGGAGGGATCTTGGGGATGCTTCTGGCAGTCCCGGTGACGGCCATCATCAAGATCCTCGCAGGTCATTTCTGGCGCCACCTCTGCCTTTGGGAGCCCTAGACCGCTTGTTGTCAATTGCAGTATTATCTGGTATGATCGGAATGAGTTAGAACCCTTAAAATGTGCGTCATAGGTGGGTTTTAGGAGGAAGACCAATGGCAAGTTGGACCGGTAACGAACTGCGGGAGCAGTTCTTAAGTTATTTTGAGAGCAAAGGACACAAACGTTTACCCAGTGCTTCGTTGGTGCCCCACAATGACCCGACACTGTTGCTTACCGGTGCGGGAATGGTCCCCTTCAAACCATATTTCCTCGGCTTGGATACTCCCCAATACCGGCGGGTCACCACTTGTCAGCGGTGTTTGCGCACCGCGGATATCGATAATGTGGGGATTACTGCCCGACATGGCACTTTCTTTGAGATGTTGGGGAACTTCTCCTTTGGGGATTATTTTAAACAGGAAGCCATCGAGTTTGCCTGGGAGTACGTGACAGAACATCTCAAGCTGCCGGTGGATCGCCTCTGGGTTACGATCTACCAGGATGATGATGAGGCTTTTCAGATCTGGAACGAAAAAATCGGTGTCCCCCAGGAGCGGATCGTCCGGTTAGGCCGGGAGGACAACTTCTGGGAGATCGGCGTGGGGCCTTGTGGTCCTTGTTCGGAGATCCACTACGACCGCGGGGAGAAGTACGCCTGTGGCAGTGACTGTAAACCCGGTTGTGACTGTGAGCGGTTCTTGGAGTTTTGGAACTTGGTTTTCATTCAGTATCACCAGGATGAGGAAGGGAATCTCACCCGGTTGAAGCAGACGGGCATCGATACCGGGATGGGGCTGGAGCGGATCGCGGTGATCTTGCAGGATGTGGAGAACATTTTCGAAACGGACTTGGTCCGTACCCTTATTGACGCGGCAGCGGCCCTGGCCGGTTGTCGATACAAAGAGGATCCCCAGAAGGATGTGTCCCTCCGGGTCATCGCCGATCATATGCGAGGTGCGGTGTTCTTGGCCCACGACGGGGTGATCCCCAGTAACGAAGGCAGGGGTTACGTTTTCCGGCGCCTGTTGCGCCGCGCGGTGCGCCATGGTCGTTTGTTGGGTATTAGGGAACCTTTCACCGCCCAATTGGCGGCCAAGGTGGTCCAACTGATGCTGCCGGGTTATCCGGAACTGGAGGGACGGTTGGAGTACATCCAGGAGGTCCTCCATCAGGAGGAGGAACGTTTCTCCGCAGCCTTGGCCCAGGGGAGTAGTCTTTTGGAGGAGTTGATCGCTAAGGCCAAGGCCGAACAACGGCAGCAGATCTCCGGTGCCGAAGTCTTCCGGCTCTATGATACTTACGGTTTTCCGGTGGAGTTGACCGCGGAGATCGCGAAGGAATCGGGTCTAGAAGTGGACGTGGCCGGCTTCCGGGAGGAAATGGAAAAGCAGCGGCAGCGGGCCCGTGCGGCCCAGCACAAAGCGAAAGGCTACCTGGGGGACGAACAGGATACCTACGAGGAACTGAGGGAAGTATCGTCGGTCTTCCAGGGTTATGAAGCCACCAGACAGGAAGCCAAGATCGTGGCCCTGGTCAAGGACGGGCACACATTAGAGCAGGCTTCCCCGGCCGAGGGTGTGGTGGAGTTGGTTCTGGACCAAACTCCCTTCTACGCGGAGGGCGGCGGCCAGGTAGCCGATTGTGGATCAATCACCTCAGAACAGGGACAGGCCCGGGTCCTGGATGTTTTCCGTCCCCGGGAAGGCCTAATTGTCCACGAGGTGGAGATTATTCAGGGGACCTTCCGGGTGGGTGAGGTGGTCCAGGCCCAGATTGATGAGGAAAGAAGGCGGGCCACCGCCAGAAACCACACGGCTACCCACCTGTTGCACCGGGCCCTGAAGGATGTTTTGGGTGAACATGTGAACCAGTCAGGATCCCAGGTTACGGCCACAGGTCTGCGCTTTGACTTTACCCACCTTAAGGCCCTGTCCCAGGAGGAGCTTGCGCGGGTGGAGCGGTTGGTTAACGAGCAGATCCTAGCCAATCTGCCGGTGCTTACCGAAGAGATGGAGATTGAAGCGGCCTTGGCCCAAGGCGCGGTTCATTTGTTCGATGAGAAATATGGCAATGTGGTCCGGGTGGTCAAGGTGGGAGACTACAGCAAGGAGCTTTGTGGTGGTACCCACGTGCGGCATACCGGAGAAATTGGTCTGTTTAGGATCCTGAGCGAAGGGGCCATTGCCGCAGGGATCCGGCGGATCGAGGCGGTAACCGGGCTCGGCGCTTTAGAACTGACCCAGAAGCAGGGTGCCATCCTGGGTGCCCTCGGGGATAAGCTGAATGTAGGTGTGGCGGATCTGGAGGACCGGGTGGAGAAGCTCCTTGCGGACTTGGGCCAGAAGGAGAAGACCATCGAGAAGCTGGAGGCGGAGCTGGCCCGGGGGCAAGTGGAGAGGCTCTTGGATGCTGCTGAGCAGGTTGAGGGAGTGGCGGTCCTGGTGACCGAGGTACAGAGTGCCGATGCTAAGGTTTTGCGTCAGATGGGTGATGAGCTGTTGGCCAGGCTTGGTTCCGGTGTGATCCTCTTGGGGTCCCGGGCGGAGGACAAGGTCTTGTTCTTAGCCAAGGCGTCTAAAGATGTAGTCAAACTGGGAGTGAATGCCGGTGCTGTGATAAAGGAAACGGCCAAGGTGGCCGGCGGCGGTGGTGGTGGACGTCCCGATATGGCCCAGGCCGGTGGCAAGGATCCGGGTAAACTGGCCGATGCCCTTGCCGTTGGTAAGCAGATTTTGCGAGAACAGTTGACAAATCACAGGTAAGGGGGAGGGAAAGGCACAGCCGGCGGGGTCGTGCCGAGAGGATGACGGAATATAGAGACGATAAAACCGTGATGTTTCGGATGGACAAGGAGAAAAGCAGGGCGGCTTCCGTCCTTGCCAGTGTCTTCGAAGCCCTTAAGGAGAAGGGATACAATCCGGTTAGTCAGCTGGTGGGTTATCTGCTCTCCGGGGACCCTGCGTTCATTACCAGCCATGGAAAGGCCCGGAGTCTGATCCGGACGGTGGAGCGGGATGAACTTTTGGAGGAGCTGGTGGAACATTACCTGAAGGATCTGGCCAAGAAGAGCAAATAGGGGCTGGGTAACGGTTTGTCGGCGATGGTGGAAAAGGTTCAACTGGGAAGAACTGGTCTTTGGGTCAGTCGACTCTGTTTCGGAGCGTTGGCTGTAGGCCCTTTACAACGGAATTTGCCTGTGGATGAAGGGGCCCGGGTGATCCGGCATGCCCTGGACCGGGGTATAAACTTTGTGGATACGGCGCAGCTTTATCAGTGTTACCCCTATATTCGGAAGGCGGTGGCGGGCCGGGACGACGTGATCATCGCTAGCCGTTCCTATGATTATACCTATGGGGGCATGCGGCAGGCGGTGGAAGAGGCCCGCCGGGAATTGGACCGGGACGTAATCGACATTTTCATGCTCCATGAGCAGGAATCGGCCCTTACCCTCAAAGGTCATCGACCCGCCTTGGATTACCTGGTGGAGGCCAAAGGCCGGGGGATTATCCGGGCTATCGGGGTTTCTACCCACCATGTGGCCTGTGTAGAGGCCATCTGCGATTATCCGGAGATAGAGGTGGTGAGCCCTCTGCTGAACAAGGCGGGTTTGGGGATTATCGGGGGACGAGAGGCCATGGAAAGGGCCATTGCCAAGGCCCATGCCCTGGGCAAGGGTGTCTATCTAATGAAGGCCCTGGGCGGCGGACATTTGATCGGGGATGTGCGCAGTGCCTTTGCCTATGCCTTGGCTTTTCCCCATACCCATGCGGTGGCGGTGGGGATGAGCTCCATTGGGGAGGTGGAGGTGAACCTGGCCCTGTTTT encodes:
- a CDS encoding 4Fe-4S binding protein; its protein translation is MEKVQLGRTGLWVSRLCFGALAVGPLQRNLPVDEGARVIRHALDRGINFVDTAQLYQCYPYIRKAVAGRDDVIIASRSYDYTYGGMRQAVEEARRELDRDVIDIFMLHEQESALTLKGHRPALDYLVEAKGRGIIRAIGVSTHHVACVEAICDYPEIEVVSPLLNKAGLGIIGGREAMERAIAKAHALGKGVYLMKALGGGHLIGDVRSAFAYALAFPHTHAVAVGMSSIGEVEVNLALFSGEAVDDATLQGLVRHKTLHVESWCQRCGLCVERCPAGALSLGAEGLRIEHQKCLLCGYCGAACPEFALKII
- the nifS gene encoding cysteine desulfurase NifS; its protein translation is MRRIYLDHAATTKPRPEVVEAMLPLLTDNYGNPSSIYSLGREAKRAVEEAREQVAAVLGAKPEEIYFTSGGSEADNLALQGVAWANERKGKHIITSSIEHHAVYDTCKFLQKRGFEITFVGVDHYGRVNPQEVAEAIREDTILISIMHANNEVGTIQPIAEIGEIARSRGVLFHTDAVQTVGAIPVNVNDLNCDLLSLSAHKFYGPKGVGVLYARKGTRFVPHIYGGAQERGRRAGTENTAGIVGLAKAITLAEEERERVQPRIKELRDCLRDGILARVDEVILTGHPEERLPNNLSLCFRYVEGEALLLNLDLQGIAASSGSACTSGSLEPSHVLLAMGLEHEIAHGSLRLTLGRENTAEEIDYVVEAVATAVEKLREMSPLYEKQR
- the alaS gene encoding alanine--tRNA ligase, whose amino-acid sequence is MASWTGNELREQFLSYFESKGHKRLPSASLVPHNDPTLLLTGAGMVPFKPYFLGLDTPQYRRVTTCQRCLRTADIDNVGITARHGTFFEMLGNFSFGDYFKQEAIEFAWEYVTEHLKLPVDRLWVTIYQDDDEAFQIWNEKIGVPQERIVRLGREDNFWEIGVGPCGPCSEIHYDRGEKYACGSDCKPGCDCERFLEFWNLVFIQYHQDEEGNLTRLKQTGIDTGMGLERIAVILQDVENIFETDLVRTLIDAAAALAGCRYKEDPQKDVSLRVIADHMRGAVFLAHDGVIPSNEGRGYVFRRLLRRAVRHGRLLGIREPFTAQLAAKVVQLMLPGYPELEGRLEYIQEVLHQEEERFSAALAQGSSLLEELIAKAKAEQRQQISGAEVFRLYDTYGFPVELTAEIAKESGLEVDVAGFREEMEKQRQRARAAQHKAKGYLGDEQDTYEELREVSSVFQGYEATRQEAKIVALVKDGHTLEQASPAEGVVELVLDQTPFYAEGGGQVADCGSITSEQGQARVLDVFRPREGLIVHEVEIIQGTFRVGEVVQAQIDEERRRATARNHTATHLLHRALKDVLGEHVNQSGSQVTATGLRFDFTHLKALSQEELARVERLVNEQILANLPVLTEEMEIEAALAQGAVHLFDEKYGNVVRVVKVGDYSKELCGGTHVRHTGEIGLFRILSEGAIAAGIRRIEAVTGLGALELTQKQGAILGALGDKLNVGVADLEDRVEKLLADLGQKEKTIEKLEAELARGQVERLLDAAEQVEGVAVLVTEVQSADAKVLRQMGDELLARLGSGVILLGSRAEDKVLFLAKASKDVVKLGVNAGAVIKETAKVAGGGGGGRPDMAQAGGKDPGKLADALAVGKQILREQLTNHR
- a CDS encoding AI-2E family transporter, translated to MDERAHQATCALVLLLFIVLLVRLRAILSPFIFAGFIAYVANPLVCLFERRQVPRNTAILITYGLIVVAVLLFAVGLLPVITREFNEALEGLPSQMDGLTSAFHTAVSGFRRIRVPDFLQIIIAQSLDRIQELAARLVRRAMETLFGLLSKAASLAISPIIAYYLLRDWTYFADRFRALLPARYRERILGILQETNQVLAGFIRGQLLVSLLVGLLITIGLLITGVRFAVLIGLVAGVFDLIPYFGPVLGAIPALVFALADSPTKAMWVLVVFVVANQVESTVLGPRILSERVGLHPVVVIFVVLAGASLGGILGMLLAVPVTAIIKILAGHFWRHLCLWEP
- the nifU gene encoding Fe-S cluster assembly scaffold protein NifU; the protein is MYTDKVMDHFTNPRNVGEIPDADGVGQVGNPVCGDIMRMYIKVENDRIVDIKFKTFGCGAAIATSSVATEMAKGLTIEEARKLTNKDVAQALGGLPSQKMHCSNLACDALQKAIDDYLGLSGESKEVKCCQGCQEE
- a CDS encoding IreB family regulatory phosphoprotein, with product MTEYRDDKTVMFRMDKEKSRAASVLASVFEALKEKGYNPVSQLVGYLLSGDPAFITSHGKARSLIRTVERDELLEELVEHYLKDLAKKSK
- the mnmA gene encoding tRNA 2-thiouridine(34) synthase MnmA; translation: MSRRVKVAVALSGGVDSSTAVALLLDQGYDVFGVTMEVVPDATDQTTARAAAATAEHFGIPHYVFDFRETFAQRIIAPFVETYQRGETPNPCVLCNPRIKFGVLLEAALGLGADYLATGHYVRVERLGERFVLRRGADTRKDQSYVLYSLRQEQLAHVMFPLGGYTKQQIRQLARQYGLPSAEKSESQEICFIAGDYRDFLCSYLAQPPQPGNIVDVEGRVLGQHQGLPWYTIGQRKGLGIAAGTPLYVVDLNPERNEVVVGPKEAALGQSLVAEEVNLISIPYLEEPLEVMAKIRYNAGAAKARIEPLPSGEVRTVFEEPQFAITPGQAVVWYQDDLVVGGGRIRKRA
- a CDS encoding Rrf2 family transcriptional regulator, with the protein product MRISTRGSYGLRAMVELAMHYGSGPMPLRVIAERQGVSDSYLEQLMAALRKAGLVNSIRGHMGGYELAMPPDQIVVGDIIRSLEGPISPMDCVGENAVPCERERECVTRYLWKELKDSIEGVLDNTTLQDLCDKAREKDQKDSPEVPMEEVNR